Proteins encoded within one genomic window of Trichomycterus rosablanca isolate fTriRos1 chromosome 7, fTriRos1.hap1, whole genome shotgun sequence:
- the si:ch73-70k4.1 gene encoding uncharacterized protein si:ch73-70k4.1, with amino-acid sequence MSKLKRKRSSAEEIKPKPDLHFRIREQKHSLRIPDAALPDCVDAGFRSSWWTRPDLSEVEKLWLITLQDLSPALTNQDPGFCPPDLPKPPPPGETEVSEWSWCGLHEDVGALPDPPPPGSVQSESTSIPSPPKTTTSTPPTPPSTHQDQQKDSEMMECEDNEARREGSATTQRESITGRDLGAHGAAEAGTSGISGTRTSETGSGGKMGSGSGVKSGSGVKSGSGVKSKLGSGVESDSGVRSGSEPDNRTVKDEGRKLECCPMCLMSFPAGFSQIECDGHLAQCLSDMNVDMVW; translated from the exons atgtctaaATTAAAGCGAAAGAGAAGCTCAGCGGAGGAGATTAAACCTAAACCTGATCTACACTTCAGGATCAGAGAGCAGAAACACAGTCTGCGCATTCCGGACGCAGCGCTGCCTGACTG TGTTGATGCAGGTTTCAGATCTTCATGGTGGACCAGACCTGACCTCTCTGAGGTGGAGAAGCTGTGGCTGATCACTCTGCAGGATCTCTCTCCAGCGTTAACCAATCAGGATCCAGGATTCTGTCCACCAGATCTTCCGAAACCCCCTCCG CCAGGTGAGACGGAGGTGAGCGAGTGGTCCTGGTGTGGTTTACATGAAGACGTTGGTGCTCTTCCTGACCCCCCTCCGCCAGGATCTGTACAATCTGAGTCCACCAGCATCCCATCACCCCCCAAAACCACTACCTctacaccccccaccccacccagcACCCATCAGGACCAGCAGAAGGATTCAGAGATGATGGAGTGCGAGGATAACGAGGCTCGGCGGGAGGGGAGCGCCACCACCCAGAGAGAATCCATAACCGGGCGGGACCTGGGTGCTCATGGTGCTGCTGAAGCTGGAACATCAGGCATTTCTGGAACACGGACCTCCGAAACTGGGTCGGGTGGTAAAATGGGATCTGGATCAGGAGTCAAATCTGGATCAGGAGTCAAATCTGGATCAGGAGTCAAATCAAAATTAGGATCAGGGGTTGAATCTGATTCAGGAGTCAGATCAGGATCAGAACCTGATAACAGGACTGTGAAGGATGAAGGACGTAAACTGGAGTGCTGCCCGATGTGTCTGATGTCATTTCCTGCTGG GTTCTCTCAGATAGAATGTGATGGACATCTGGCCCAGTGTTTATCAGACATGAACGTGGACATGGTCTGGtga